gggcGACAACGATAAGGTAGGGAAGGAGTGGAAAAGGATAGAAAAGGCCGGGGGGAAACAATGAAGAACGGGACAGGAACTGGAAGGCGAATAAGGGTTTGGTAGGGTGATCCGGTTGCTCTTACCACTGGTCTCAACGTCATCCTTCGCATTGGATGTGGGGCTCTCAGATTTATTATTTGAACCCGCCTGCTTTTTGGCGGGACTTTCATCCTCCGTCTTTAGGttctcatcatcaacatcgtCCTCGTCGATATCGTCGTTCTCCTGCTCAGAGTTTTGACGCTTCGGTTTCCGTCGTTGCTTAGACGGGGAGGGGGTGGAGAGCTTAAGGGGGCGGGGGGTTGGGCGTTTCTTAATGCGACGCCACCATGGGATGCGGGTGGTGGTGGCTGGGGTGGAAGGGGACGTGTTCTCTGAGCCTTGACTAGGAGATTCAGAGGAGGACGGCTCTGTAGTGGAAGATAGGGTTGAAGGACTGGCCTCGATATGCTTCGAGCGAGACTTGGAAGAGGGAGTGACGCCGAGTACGACGGACACGCCCTCCTCTTCACCAGAGGAGGCCGA
This genomic stretch from Tigriopus californicus strain San Diego unplaced genomic scaffold, Tcal_SD_v2.1 Contig225, whole genome shotgun sequence harbors:
- the LOC131892548 gene encoding uncharacterized protein LOC131892548, which translates into the protein TRTSTSSNASDSASSGEEEGVSVVLGVTPSSKSRSKHIEASPSTLSSTTEPSSSESPSQGSENTSPSTPATTTRIPWWRRIKKRPTPRPLKLSTPSPSKQRRKPKRQNSEQENDDIDEDDVDDENLKTEDESPAKKQAGSNNKSESPTSNAKDDVETSGKSNRITLPNPYSPSSSCPVLHCFPPAFSILFHSFPTLSLSPASSSSSSSSSQFSSKRIAIDISLLSALNYSASDPLGISSSLVSKAKSEVIG